One Spirochaetota bacterium DNA segment encodes these proteins:
- a CDS encoding acyl-CoA/acyl-ACP dehydrogenase, whose amino-acid sequence MFDFIMTDEQIKLRDEARDFVKWVPREMILDMDAEKIHFPKEFLKEAGRRNLLGIRLPKQYGGRGLKWVDDCIVAEEIGVASYSLACLWGVGADIVCEAIVEFGNEELKQEVVVPLLKGDVYAAECLTEPRGGSDFFGATTIAKKDGSDWIITGQKRFIVGAEGADWFMVYAVTNPEGKPHERLTCFMVPRTRGVETKYIYGLMGVRGGGAGRLILNEVRVPERYALNGINGGFDVFVKNMIPERLGTAAMTIGSVRPAVEIATRYTSMRKAFGQPIANFEAVGFKVADSVMLLDATRSLVYSTALAIDSGKVHPGRIRRMVSESKKFVTESAWTIANNCMQVMGGIGYTNVYPIERIVRDIRLSMIWVGTNEIMDLIIQNEWYKEYFKVISKENIRDVEQDAPGADQIEEKVYE is encoded by the coding sequence ATGTTTGATTTCATAATGACAGATGAGCAAATAAAATTGCGAGATGAGGCACGAGATTTTGTAAAATGGGTCCCACGTGAAATGATTCTGGATATGGATGCAGAAAAGATTCATTTTCCAAAAGAATTTTTAAAAGAAGCCGGGAGGAGGAATCTTTTAGGAATACGTTTGCCAAAACAATATGGTGGCAGAGGGCTCAAATGGGTAGATGATTGTATCGTAGCAGAAGAAATAGGTGTTGCCAGTTATTCTCTGGCATGTTTGTGGGGTGTAGGTGCCGATATTGTATGCGAGGCGATAGTTGAATTTGGCAATGAGGAATTAAAACAAGAAGTTGTTGTTCCCCTTCTCAAGGGTGATGTATATGCAGCAGAGTGTTTGACTGAACCGCGAGGCGGGTCAGATTTTTTTGGTGCAACAACTATCGCCAAAAAAGATGGAAGTGATTGGATAATTACTGGCCAAAAGCGATTTATAGTTGGTGCAGAAGGTGCTGACTGGTTTATGGTATATGCCGTAACAAATCCAGAAGGAAAGCCACATGAGCGCCTTACCTGTTTTATGGTTCCCAGAACAAGAGGTGTTGAAACAAAGTATATCTATGGGTTGATGGGAGTACGCGGTGGCGGTGCTGGAAGATTAATTTTAAATGAGGTAAGAGTACCAGAACGATATGCATTAAATGGCATCAATGGTGGTTTTGATGTGTTTGTAAAAAATATGATACCTGAACGATTAGGAACAGCAGCAATGACAATAGGCAGTGTTAGACCAGCTGTGGAAATAGCTACACGGTATACATCAATGCGAAAAGCATTTGGTCAACCTATTGCTAATTTTGAAGCTGTTGGATTCAAAGTAGCCGATAGTGTGATGCTTCTTGATGCAACACGGTCATTGGTATATAGTACCGCTTTGGCAATAGATTCGGGTAAAGTTCATCCCGGAAGAATCAGAAGAATGGTATCAGAATCAAAGAAGTTTGTAACTGAATCCGCCTGGACTATTGCCAATAATTGTATGCAGGTTATGGGAGGTATTGGTTATACAAACGTTTATCCTATTGAAAGGATTGTGCGTGACATTCGCCTTTCAATGATATGGGTTGGCACTAACGAAATAATGGATCTAATTATTCAAAATGAATGGTACAAAGAATATTTCAAAGTAATTTCTAAAGAAAATATTCGTGATGTTGAACAGGATGCACCAGGTGCTGATCAGATAGAGGAAAAAGTATACGAATAA
- a CDS encoding ABC transporter ATP-binding protein: MIQQTYSENIVIKTDNLLKQYGYGSSSLTVLKNVSISINKGEIVSIMGPSGAGKSTLLHIIGCLDTFQGGSVQILHQDIAPYSYDDLSSFRNAHIGFIFQMHNLMPEFTALENTMMPLLIMRQPTKKAKKKALELLDHFGIADRAHHKPAELSGGECQRIAVARALITHPDIILADEPTGNLDRKNSDLLIDLLFKSCHETGTTVVIVTHDQYIASKTQRVITLIDGMIQSDVRI; the protein is encoded by the coding sequence ATGATTCAACAAACATATTCTGAAAATATAGTAATTAAAACTGATAATTTACTAAAACAGTATGGATATGGCAGCAGTTCGTTAACTGTCCTTAAAAATGTTAGTATAAGTATTAATAAAGGGGAGATAGTTTCTATCATGGGTCCATCGGGTGCAGGTAAATCAACACTGCTCCATATTATTGGTTGCCTTGATACATTTCAAGGAGGCAGTGTACAGATATTGCATCAGGATATTGCACCTTATTCATATGATGATCTATCTTCTTTCAGGAATGCTCATATTGGTTTTATTTTTCAAATGCATAATTTAATGCCTGAATTTACTGCCCTTGAAAATACTATGATGCCTCTTCTGATTATGCGCCAACCTACAAAAAAAGCAAAAAAGAAGGCATTAGAATTATTAGACCATTTTGGAATAGCCGATAGAGCTCATCACAAACCTGCTGAATTATCTGGTGGTGAATGTCAGCGTATTGCCGTAGCTCGTGCTCTCATTACACATCCTGACATTATACTAGCTGATGAACCAACAGGTAATTTAGATAGAAAAAACTCGGATTTATTAATTGATTTATTATTTAAAAGTTGTCATGAGACGGGTACTACAGTGGTTATTGTTACACACGATCAGTATATAGCATCAAAAACCCAGCGAGTAATTACACTTATCGATGGTATGATACAGAGTGATGTCAGAATATAA
- a CDS encoding ABC transporter permease — protein MHLFELFIGWRYLKAKKSQGFISFNTFLSIFIVAIGVFVLIVVMSVMTGFQSQIRDKILDVDAHVTISRYYADTDSEGIPNYNELSNKIKNVAHIKTILPFVQGQGLVRVKSYIFPVAIRGYGKPGEVPQDVTKFITAGDKEFKSTNAIAIGEEMAFNYNLRLGDYIEIIVPKGRLTAREGITPGIGRYRIAAFFKTGYYDFDTKLILMTLTQSQNLFGIGNIISGLGLKLHDVYDMDKVSSIIQGIIGYDYQVITAEQQNQNLFYALKLEKLIMTIILFLVIISASFTIMGTLVMVVMEKRKAIGILKAMGAQPYSIMIIFILEGFFIGLIGAIIGVITGLVTAINLEAIIHWVEGVINGLMSWIYITFDLGIFYPVSLIPKNVYYIDSLPTQIQPEFVMLVAILAIFIATVAAILPSWHASRLHPVESIRYE, from the coding sequence ATGCATTTGTTTGAGCTTTTTATTGGCTGGCGATATCTCAAAGCTAAAAAATCTCAGGGGTTTATTTCGTTCAATACATTTCTCTCCATATTCATTGTTGCCATTGGAGTGTTTGTGTTAATTGTAGTGATGTCTGTAATGACCGGCTTCCAAAGTCAAATACGCGATAAAATTCTTGATGTCGATGCACATGTCACAATAAGCCGTTACTATGCTGATACCGATAGTGAGGGAATACCAAATTACAATGAGCTATCGAACAAAATTAAAAATGTTGCACACATCAAAACCATATTGCCATTTGTCCAGGGGCAGGGGCTGGTGCGTGTTAAATCATATATTTTCCCGGTAGCCATCCGTGGATATGGCAAACCTGGTGAAGTTCCACAAGATGTAACAAAATTTATCACTGCAGGCGATAAAGAATTTAAAAGCACCAACGCAATTGCTATTGGTGAAGAGATGGCTTTCAATTATAATCTGAGGTTGGGAGATTACATTGAAATCATTGTCCCAAAGGGTAGGTTGACAGCACGTGAAGGAATAACGCCTGGAATTGGTAGATACAGAATTGCTGCTTTCTTTAAGACAGGGTATTATGATTTTGACACAAAACTTATTCTCATGACTCTTACACAGTCTCAAAATTTATTTGGTATTGGTAATATAATTAGCGGTCTTGGATTAAAACTTCATGATGTGTACGATATGGATAAAGTTTCGTCAATTATCCAGGGAATTATTGGGTATGACTATCAGGTAATAACTGCAGAACAGCAAAACCAGAATCTATTTTATGCATTGAAATTAGAAAAACTTATTATGACAATAATCCTTTTTTTAGTAATTATTTCGGCTTCATTCACTATTATGGGTACTTTGGTAATGGTGGTTATGGAAAAACGAAAAGCTATTGGCATTTTAAAAGCAATGGGAGCACAACCATACTCAATAATGATAATTTTTATTCTGGAAGGATTTTTTATTGGACTGATTGGTGCAATAATTGGGGTTATTACAGGACTGGTAACAGCAATAAATTTAGAGGCAATCATTCACTGGGTTGAAGGTGTTATTAATGGTTTAATGTCATGGATTTATATCACATTTGATCTTGGTATATTTTATCCTGTTTCTTTGATACCAAAAAATGTATATTATATAGATTCGCTCCCCACTCAGATTCAACCGGAATTTGTTATGCTTGTTGCTATACTTGCAATCTTTATTGCTACAGTTGCTGCTATATTGCCATCATGGCATGCATCACGATTGCATCCTGTTGAGTCAATTCGATATGAATAA
- a CDS encoding rod-binding protein, which translates to MDTTINNIIDNQKTVNSINRQKYIEQKLQGKSTEFKSMLNDAIAKQSEKPVDKKLMDVCIEMESLFVYQMLKEMRKTLHKENDLLYGGMAQEIFEDMLYNEYALQMSKTANFGLAKTLYEQLSSK; encoded by the coding sequence ATGGATACAACAATAAATAATATTATTGATAACCAAAAAACGGTTAATTCAATTAACAGACAAAAATATATAGAGCAAAAGCTACAAGGCAAATCTACAGAATTCAAATCAATGCTCAATGATGCAATTGCAAAACAAAGTGAAAAACCTGTTGATAAAAAGCTAATGGATGTATGTATTGAAATGGAGTCGTTATTTGTTTACCAGATGCTGAAAGAGATGCGGAAAACTCTCCACAAAGAGAACGATTTGCTCTATGGTGGAATGGCTCAGGAAATATTTGAGGATATGTTGTATAATGAATATGCCCTCCAGATGTCAAAAACTGCAAATTTTGGACTAGCAAAAACACTATATGAACAGTTAAGTAGTAAATAA
- a CDS encoding flagellar basal body P-ring protein FlgI encodes MKHFSLKIWYVIVVIIFCATSLEAEVPVKIKDLVTIDGLKENQVYGYGLVIGLQGTGDSKVKLTQSSLSNVLKNLGLNDENINSKNIAAVLVTATLPPYVRVGDRIDVTVSSIGDAKSLENGVLLQSALKGADDITYVVAQGVVSIAGDKRKGGTIGRIVSGGIVEKEILPEIVKDGKIRFSLLNFDFSVAREIKTAIEKKYPDSQPLIDKGFIQCTIPQNVSATDFIAEVENIEIVPVYSARVVINERNGTIVMGGDIRVSQAVISKQGITITIEETRKKGSMYLLKDAATVKDLVDSLNYIGMSTQDIIAILKAMKQAGCLHAELIVQ; translated from the coding sequence ATGAAACACTTTTCATTAAAAATATGGTATGTGATAGTAGTTATTATATTTTGTGCAACATCTCTTGAAGCTGAAGTACCAGTAAAAATTAAAGATCTGGTAACAATTGATGGGCTGAAAGAAAATCAAGTATATGGGTATGGCCTTGTTATAGGATTGCAGGGTACAGGCGATAGTAAAGTTAAATTAACACAGAGCTCGCTTTCAAATGTATTAAAGAATCTTGGGCTTAATGATGAAAATATTAATTCAAAAAATATTGCTGCGGTACTTGTAACTGCAACCCTTCCACCGTATGTGCGAGTTGGTGATAGAATAGATGTAACTGTTTCTTCCATTGGTGATGCAAAATCACTTGAAAATGGTGTGCTATTACAATCAGCATTAAAGGGTGCTGATGATATTACTTATGTAGTGGCACAGGGTGTTGTTTCCATTGCCGGTGATAAGCGTAAAGGGGGAACAATAGGTAGGATAGTTTCTGGTGGTATTGTTGAAAAAGAAATCTTACCTGAGATTGTTAAAGATGGAAAAATACGATTTTCACTTTTAAATTTTGATTTTTCTGTTGCAAGGGAAATTAAAACTGCCATAGAAAAAAAATATCCAGATTCGCAACCACTTATTGATAAGGGTTTCATACAGTGTACTATTCCACAAAATGTTTCTGCTACCGATTTTATTGCTGAAGTTGAAAATATTGAAATTGTTCCTGTATATAGTGCGCGTGTTGTTATTAATGAACGCAATGGTACTATCGTTATGGGTGGTGATATTCGTGTTTCTCAGGCTGTAATAAGTAAGCAGGGCATAACAATTACAATAGAAGAAACACGTAAAAAGGGGAGCATGTATTTACTGAAAGATGCAGCAACAGTAAAAGACCTTGTTGATTCGTTAAATTATATTGGTATGAGCACTCAGGATATTATTGCTATTTTAAAGGCAATGAAGCAGGCAGGATGCCTTCATGCTGAGTTAATTGTGCAGTGA
- a CDS encoding MBL fold metallo-hydrolase, which produces MKIEFVGGARTVTGSSFIVKSSNFTVMVDCGMFQGTRELRERNYLNLIYAPPQIDCLLLTHAHIDHSGLIPKLVKEGFRKPIYATKATCQLATIMLPDSARIQEQDAEIINKKRKKLGREFIQPIYTSEDAEQCLQYFNPVNYHDTISIHPQIKVRFNDAGHILGSSFIEMHIQDNSKEKVIVFSGDIGQKNQAIIKDPELPEYADILLIESTYGDRLHKSKEDTYNELKHVILDSYNKKGNIIIPAFAIERTQEILYTIAQLVKKGEIPPIPVYLDSPLATSATEIFMNNQDCFDDEMKSLLKSGDSPLDFPNLHFVQTVEESKWLNTNAKGAIIIAASGMCTAGRIKHHLLNNLYKPESSVVFVGYQAEGTLGRRIIDGAQLVKIYGENVAVRAKIYTIGGFSAHADKEGLLEWMSHIKNPALKVFVIHGEEKASTAFADEVRNRFGYTVYVPHWGEIIDCDTLKSEYAQYSPIERADNIESEIDIISQMLATLKMRYKKAKEEGRRINWNQVEHDIEDVRELISMINDEL; this is translated from the coding sequence ATGAAAATTGAATTTGTTGGTGGTGCACGTACAGTTACGGGTTCATCATTTATTGTTAAAAGTAGCAATTTTACCGTTATGGTTGATTGCGGGATGTTTCAAGGTACAAGGGAACTACGTGAACGCAATTACTTAAACCTTATATATGCTCCACCACAGATAGATTGCTTACTTCTTACCCATGCACATATTGACCATAGTGGGCTTATTCCTAAACTTGTAAAAGAAGGATTCAGAAAACCAATCTATGCAACAAAAGCAACCTGTCAATTAGCCACAATAATGTTGCCAGATAGTGCCCGAATTCAAGAACAGGATGCAGAGATAATAAACAAAAAAAGAAAAAAACTTGGTCGTGAATTTATCCAACCCATATACACTTCAGAAGATGCAGAACAATGTTTACAATATTTCAATCCAGTTAACTATCATGATACAATATCCATTCACCCTCAAATTAAAGTACGATTTAACGATGCCGGACACATATTAGGCTCTTCGTTTATTGAAATGCATATACAAGATAATTCTAAAGAGAAAGTTATTGTTTTTTCCGGTGATATTGGGCAAAAAAATCAGGCCATAATTAAAGACCCTGAACTTCCAGAGTATGCTGATATTCTTCTTATTGAATCAACATATGGTGACAGATTGCATAAAAGTAAAGAAGATACCTATAATGAATTAAAACATGTTATACTTGATTCATATAATAAGAAAGGTAATATTATTATTCCAGCATTTGCTATAGAACGAACTCAAGAAATTTTGTATACAATAGCGCAACTTGTAAAAAAAGGGGAAATACCTCCAATACCGGTATATTTGGATTCACCACTTGCAACATCAGCTACTGAGATATTCATGAATAACCAGGATTGTTTTGATGATGAAATGAAATCACTTCTTAAATCAGGCGATAGCCCTCTTGATTTTCCTAATCTTCATTTTGTACAGACGGTGGAAGAATCTAAGTGGTTAAATACTAATGCAAAGGGTGCGATAATCATTGCAGCAAGCGGTATGTGCACTGCAGGAAGAATCAAACATCATCTTTTAAATAACCTGTACAAGCCCGAGTCTTCAGTTGTATTTGTTGGATATCAGGCCGAAGGCACATTGGGTCGTAGAATTATCGATGGTGCACAACTTGTAAAAATTTATGGCGAAAATGTAGCTGTACGAGCCAAAATATACACTATTGGCGGATTTTCAGCACATGCTGATAAAGAGGGCTTGCTAGAGTGGATGAGCCATATTAAAAACCCTGCTCTTAAGGTTTTTGTGATACATGGTGAAGAAAAAGCATCAACAGCTTTTGCAGATGAAGTCCGCAACAGATTTGGTTACACAGTGTATGTACCACATTGGGGAGAGATAATCGATTGTGACACGTTAAAATCTGAATATGCACAATACAGCCCTATAGAAAGAGCTGATAACATAGAATCTGAAATTGACATAATATCGCAGATGCTTGCAACATTAAAGATGCGGTATAAAAAAGCAAAAGAGGAGGGTAGGCGAATTAACTGGAATCAAGTAGAACATGATATAGAAGATGTACGTGAATTGATTAGTATGATAAACGATGAATTATAA
- a CDS encoding helix-turn-helix domain-containing protein: MAFKEIGKKIQLAREEKGITQLELAKMLGITQAALSNYELGKRRVYFHQIEEIANYLEKPVSYFLDEESLSENNCNEISDEKIYLLIYKIKRLNNEELSQLNQFIDFLLWRKDHE, encoded by the coding sequence ATGGCATTTAAAGAAATAGGGAAAAAGATACAGTTAGCCCGTGAAGAAAAGGGTATTACACAGCTTGAACTTGCAAAAATGCTTGGCATTACCCAGGCAGCATTGTCTAATTATGAATTAGGTAAAAGAAGGGTATATTTTCATCAAATTGAAGAAATTGCCAATTATCTTGAAAAACCAGTTTCATATTTTCTTGATGAGGAATCGCTTTCAGAAAATAATTGTAATGAAATTTCTGATGAAAAAATATATTTGCTTATATATAAAATAAAACGTTTGAACAACGAAGAACTTTCACAATTAAACCAGTTTATCGATTTTCTTCTCTGGAGAAAGGACCATGAATAA
- the flgG gene encoding flagellar basal-body rod protein FlgG — MMRSLWTAASGMIGQQFNIDTISNNLSNVNTTGFKKIRAEFEDLIYQTVLMAGTPATEISEVPTGIQVGHGVKVAATQKLFDQGSLQATGNKLDIALEGEGFFKVQLYDGTIAYTRDGSFKIDSNRQIVTSNGYLLEPPIVLPENFIMETLSISQDGRITVKIVGDDDPIEVGQLEIARFVNPAGLQNIGGNLYKTTPASGEEIAGPPGIDGMARTHQGFLEMSNVKVVEEMVNMIVAQRAYEINSKAIQTSDNMLGTAIGLKR, encoded by the coding sequence ATGATGCGTTCATTATGGACTGCTGCATCAGGGATGATAGGACAGCAATTTAATATAGATACGATATCCAATAATTTGTCCAATGTTAACACAACAGGTTTCAAAAAGATCAGAGCTGAATTTGAAGATTTAATATACCAAACCGTCCTAATGGCTGGCACACCAGCAACTGAAATAAGTGAAGTGCCAACAGGCATTCAAGTGGGTCATGGTGTAAAGGTTGCAGCAACCCAGAAGCTGTTTGATCAGGGAAGTTTGCAGGCAACTGGTAATAAGCTTGATATTGCGCTTGAAGGTGAGGGATTTTTTAAAGTGCAACTCTATGATGGAACAATAGCGTATACTCGTGATGGTTCTTTCAAAATAGATTCAAACAGACAGATTGTTACTTCCAACGGTTATTTACTTGAACCACCAATTGTGTTGCCAGAAAATTTTATTATGGAAACATTATCCATAAGTCAGGATGGGAGGATTACTGTAAAAATAGTTGGTGATGATGATCCCATTGAAGTTGGCCAGCTTGAGATAGCGCGATTTGTTAACCCTGCAGGGTTGCAGAACATTGGTGGCAATTTATATAAAACAACACCTGCATCGGGGGAAGAAATAGCTGGCCCTCCGGGGATTGATGGAATGGCACGTACGCATCAAGGTTTTTTAGAAATGTCCAATGTAAAGGTAGTTGAAGAGATGGTTAATATGATTGTTGCTCAGCGTGCATATGAAATCAATTCAAAAGCCATTCAGACATCTGATAACATGTTAGGTACTGCAATTGGATTAAAGCGATAA
- a CDS encoding flagellar basal body L-ring protein FlgH — translation MKKYLLAIALVIVPSLYADTIWRDKNIYTAQDTIKVGDIFTVAITDISQMRFTLTLANNDSFTVTSSPDGNITPFLPQVNANKKATKNNSTNLQHRGNIALYIAATVQQRLDNGNFRIAGTKTFSFSGVTTVFNVAGIVNPAAIKGGTINSSDIANLVLQIQGIKEGVQITRPPLKEGETASSALTEQEKQQIIIQYLQRILGELTQQ, via the coding sequence ATGAAAAAATATTTGTTGGCGATAGCTCTGGTGATTGTTCCATCTTTGTATGCTGATACAATCTGGAGAGACAAAAATATTTACACTGCACAGGATACCATAAAGGTAGGCGATATTTTTACAGTAGCAATAACAGATATTTCGCAAATGCGCTTTACGCTGACACTTGCTAATAACGATTCGTTTACGGTCACTTCAAGCCCGGATGGCAACATCACGCCATTTCTGCCACAGGTAAATGCAAATAAAAAAGCAACAAAGAATAACAGCACAAATCTACAGCATCGCGGTAATATTGCGCTGTATATTGCAGCAACAGTGCAGCAACGCCTTGACAATGGTAACTTCAGAATTGCAGGTACCAAAACGTTTTCATTTAGTGGTGTAACAACTGTTTTCAACGTTGCTGGCATCGTTAACCCTGCAGCTATAAAGGGTGGCACAATTAATTCAAGCGATATTGCAAATTTGGTTTTGCAGATACAGGGTATCAAAGAGGGTGTGCAGATAACTCGACCGCCATTGAAAGAAGGTGAAACAGCTTCATCAGCATTGACCGAGCAGGAAAAACAACAGATCATAATTCAATATCTTCAAAGAATTTTAGGTGAGTTAACACAGCAATGA
- a CDS encoding flagella basal body P-ring formation protein FlgA, with translation MNRILLLTLIIFFAHSLLYADVVVYLKSTILAKEIVTVDDIAIVDGDEAEAVKKVNITNDALKDGYITRNEVYQSLKNVVSGLAIVNGSAVKLVKPEVFLIPDSSSKELSPILNELIVAKGDVVTVRLIKKSIVIEMTGKALQSGKTGDEIKISLFNGKTVIGKIGNNSIECYL, from the coding sequence ATGAATAGGATACTATTATTAACGCTCATTATATTTTTTGCACATTCGTTGTTGTATGCAGATGTAGTGGTGTATTTAAAATCAACTATTTTAGCTAAAGAAATAGTTACAGTTGATGATATTGCGATAGTAGATGGTGATGAAGCTGAAGCAGTAAAAAAAGTAAATATAACTAACGATGCACTCAAAGACGGATATATTACTCGAAATGAAGTGTATCAATCATTAAAAAATGTTGTAAGCGGTCTTGCTATTGTTAACGGAAGTGCAGTCAAGCTGGTAAAGCCTGAGGTTTTCTTGATACCCGATAGCTCTTCAAAGGAGCTATCGCCAATTTTAAATGAATTAATAGTAGCTAAAGGTGATGTGGTTACTGTCAGGCTAATTAAAAAATCAATAGTGATAGAAATGACAGGTAAAGCACTACAAAGTGGAAAAACCGGTGACGAAATAAAAATTTCATTATTTAATGGTAAAACTGTCATTGGTAAAATTGGTAATAATAGTATAGAGTGTTATCTATGA